The region ATTATTTATGAGATGTTCACAAAAAATTGAGTTTTGAGGCTAAAACAAAGACAAGTTGCCCAACTGAACTAAGGCATAGTGCCAAGTTGGTTTTGACCATTCCAATATCTAACCAGCCTGAATGTTGAAATTTTGGCTTGGCCTGTCACAACTTTTTAAACTTGATAAAACTTGGTGAGATCATTCACTATACAAGCTGACAATATTGAGGTTTAGTGAGCCAATTGGAATACTAGAAAGCCAATATCCAAGGTTGAAATGTTCTTTATACCAACTCAAAACTTTGCTCATACAGATCGAGGTCCACTAAGGTTCCACTGCACCGTGATTTTATTAACACTGTTAGAATTTGTGTTAGGTCTAGTTAATAAGCACATTTAAGTTCACCAAAGGTCTAACAGGTAAACCTGAGACAAATCTACAGCAATCTTtgcaatttttatttcatcaaattTAAGTTAAGTGTACACTAAAATATTCCTTTAAATAATTATGGAAAGATTAATTTTACATTATTTTTGTCTCAATAAAACCAGTGTTTTTTAGAGGGTttgattttaaaggttttttaaGATCCATGCAAAAAAATACGCATGTTTTTAAGCCCCAAatatcatttaaaaaatttccaagagacaaaaattattttaaagcactaaattatttacaaaagcattgtttcttgtttatgataagtaattaatttttattgttgaattcatgcattattattttatgattgCCGTCAGATTGGTTTTCACAAGAATTAACTTAATTTTACTGGCCAAAgtaatattaatttaattaactaacccattgactcctgggagtgaaacTTAACAggttttactactgtacatctAATGCCAGATGAGTTTACCAGTCAACTGGGGAaatcctagggcatttgaggagTCCATGGCTTAATTTTTTTGGATAGTTTTACTGCACTCAATCGAAAGCACTTGAggcaatattaatattattttatgctTATTTAAAAAACAGAGAGCATTAATTTTATGGCAAAAAAATTAACGGTACTAATCTCATTGCAACACCTGAACTAATAATTTGAAACTGTGCATAAATTGAGTATGACTATAGGATTGTTGGTGTGTGTCATCAATTACTATTACACTAGTTACACTTTGCCATTTTCAGCATCACTATCACCATCAtcttgaaaaatgtttgtcCGGGAAAATGACTTCACCAAGCTTACCAGACGCCCATCTCTACCAAACATGTCAATAAAGCTTCCAATAAAATCGCGCGACTTTTCTTCCCACTTTGTGAGCATCTCTTGTGACTTGTCACTCATCTTCCCTTTAATTTCATCAATCTTTTGCCTCATTTGAACTTCCTTCTCCTAGAAAATTGATATACAAAGTATGCAATTTTCACACAGTGGTGCAGTTGCTTGGATTGGAATGAATCATTAGGAGTATAATACAGTAACTTACAATCATTGACAACCCTTGTTAAGGGTTAGGGTGAACCCTCAATGAAAGCACTGTTGGTAAATGCAATAATTTACCATTATACTTATTTACTAGGACCTGTAGAACAGGCTCTCTAAGAGAACTTTAGCAGCGACTACGAGAACTTCAAAACAGTAAGTAACAATCTTTGCCATGTAGATAGGGTTTAAAAGACACTACTGTCAATGAAATTATTGGCAGGTGGAATTATATGGTCTAGGTATTCCATTCACACATGATCACACCAATAATTATCAAATTCCACTCACACCACTGGCTGGATTTGTCTTTGGTGGCCACAAGATAATGCAACTCTTTCAAGCCAACCAGTTGGCTCCACCTGTTCAGGGATTTTAACCATGTTGTGTTTCTTTGAATATTATTGTTACTTGCTGATCAGGGAGAAGTGGAGTGCTCCCTTGAGAAAGTGCAATTCCATTCCAACACAAACAAAGCTGGAGAATAATGTATTATGAAAGTGGGGATGatgcagtagtgagagcacatgcctcccaccaatgtggctcagGTTCAATTCTCTACTGTGTTCCAAGAGGTTTTATTCCGGTTACTCTGGTTTTCCTATTTCCTCAAACATCAACATATGATTATTGACTTGGTTTCTATACAATGTCCCTTGAGTTAGTGCCTGAGTGATAATTCTTTACCTTGATAAAACTGACATTTAACTCTTTGGCAGTGTAGCCTCTTGCTAAGTTTCTCCTAATGTAAACGTCGTAATCTTTAACCACTCTTGCAATGAGGTCAGATGTTGAAATGCCCTCAGTTCTCTGTGTGGCTACAAACTTGCCCATGGCTTTCACTTCCTTGTAGATGTCATCAGCACCAGCACTTTTGTATGGCAGGTCATCATGAGCAACAAAATCAATCTACAGTCAAGCACAAGAAGAGTTGAGACTTTTTGAACTTTTGGAACAACCCACCCCACCCAGGCAAATGTTGCTCAGGAAGATGAACACATAACTCATGCATGTGTCAACATTGTTTTTGGGGGAAGGGTAGGGAGAGCAGGCCtgaactggccatacttagtatggCAGGAAAAATTGCTTAGCCAATCCGAATTAGAACTGTCCTTTTGAATAGATTCAGatgccgtacttcacatgaactaAATTAATTCAATGAATTTGATTCAGCTCATGTGAAGCAAGACGTCTGAACTGGGCCTAAAAATACAAGAACTAATAACCTTTAGTTAACAAAAAgctttacatgtatttcttgaACACTCAAGTAAAGTTActgtatgatcctcgcagttatgaatgcaattttagcaattgcatagaccccgttgaagtcctgaatttttcaggtttctttacacaattgctaaaattgcattcagaATTGCGAgtatcatagctttacttggtTTCAtgtctgcagttcaatatatgattcatttcatgtatcatttagTTTATTGAACACTTTAAGGGCCAGTAACTCACAGGAGTTTCTCTTGTTGGTAGCCAATGTCTAGACTGAATAACTCAACCATGAGGCCTTGCAAGGTGTCTACTGTAGATAAATTTACATACCGTAATGCTCAAATGCTACACTGCAACCTGTATGGCTGTACCTGGCATGACTATTCCTAGGGTGGGATAGGGGGTGTGGGGTGAGGGGTGGGGGATGGGGTAGGGAGTGAAGGatacaatagctgaaacaacccaaacctttacaaaaatgctaaccttaggcctaaacactatgctttagataatgtttgggcctaaggttagcatttttgtcaaggtttgggttgtttctgAGCTATTGTACCCTTCCTTCAACCCTTACCTCACCTCACACCCCCTACCCCCACCCTAGGAATAGTCATGCTGGCTGTACCTAtttattccaataaaatttGAGAATGTACAAGTAGGTCAATGGGATCCCTTTCAATTTCATACCTTATGAAGGTCAAGGAAATCAGCATCGACTGACCAGGGAGCATCGCGAATGACCTCATCAACATACCGACAGTGCCTCAGGGATTCATATCGCTCATCCTCGGTCATGACTGTAAATCCTTTGTACTTGTGTGTCAAGTCATCATTGGACACTGTCATAAAATGTCAACAAACTTAAAATCCCAGAGGATGAGGGGTTAAGTCCAGATGTCAAGTGATGGGAAAGATCATGATGATGACGTGATGGGAAAGATGACTCTTTTTACTGTCTCCATTtgaatacagtcgaacctcgattatccggacctcgattatccggacttttcgattatccggactttttctctggtcctgtttttttcatgaatattaataagctttgatctcaaaggctttcagaggtaaaaaatgtttaaaatcaagaaaagtgtgttcaaaacagcgcatttaccgcttcgctttcaaaagatttaggGCACGGCAacaaagagcattctgatgcattcagctgaattttgattggttcagtattgttttgttgctaagggATGATGTCATGCTTAATCAGCTCGATGAGCGTGGGTCATGTAAACGCACGCAACGGTCACGACTCAAACGACAGCATGTCTTCGAAGCGAAAGCGATCTCTCTCGAtaaaggacaaacaaataattatttcacgttttgataaaggagaaaaggaaacaaatttagCACTTGAATTTGGCATCAGCAAGCAACAGATCTCCGATGTACGCAAGAACAAGGACAAATGacaaataggttttcatttataacagaataggttttcatttataaacagtgtacatgagtATAGGGGCAGTTCATTGAAGAagactttatttcttttgtttacattgttgcctcattaatattcatattttcgattatccggactctcgattatccggactttttactgaggtcccgacgagtccggataatcgaggttcgactgtatccAAAAGACTCTATGGATACTTTAATCAAGCCACTTAACAAAATAGTTGCCAAATTTCACAACTCAATTTATTAAAgctccaaaataaaaaaaattcaaacccaAAAGATTCCATGATCATCCCTATCACTTGCAATCAAAGTACCTTTTTTTATTGTTGGCTGttgttaaaatataaaaaaaacgaaaataagaATGCTATTCCTgccaacttttttttcacaaagGCCTGACATTATATCCATGATCTGACCATTTCTAAATAGCCCCATAATTAATTGATGAAGATATTCCCAGAACTTCCAAAGGTGTCCCAAAGAATTACAAAGATTTCAAGAAGATGACCATGAAACACTTCCCTGCAAGAAGAGGTCTTTTGCCAACAAGCTTGATAGTGAGAGACCTCtgcttgcaggaaaatgaaaggaaaaagcaTCATGCAAACTGAATGTCATAAAGGAAGGTGACAATGTGCAGATGACATGCAGTTATGGCTTCAAATAATGTCAACACGAATGAATGTAAACCAAAATTTCACCAGTACATACTCACTTTCTACTTGGCTTGAAAAGGTGAGATTAAAAATTAGGACATGACgcaaaagcaaaacaataatttaacttATGTGTAGGATATACACCAAGTGCTAAAGAGATGGTACATGTAGTTACATTACTGTTGTAAATAATGCACAGCCTCAACTATACATGAATGTTTTCTCTTGCAAATATAATGGCGAAGTTAGAaatcaataacaataataattagaTACGGTTGGTTCTAAGAATGAAAAAATAGGTAAAACAGTTCAATACAGAAGTTGCTATGGGAACAAAGCATTACAGCTATTTtatttgagtatataataattaaaaatttgtATGACCTGCTCACACATTTTGTGGTTAATGGTCACTCATAACATTTTAGAAGTTCtcaactttcaaaacattactTGTTTCCctgtaaatcacaaaatgcacttgCTTTCATCTGATTTCCTAtatattaccattattattattattattgttactattattattatcattattattataaaattctgCAGCTTGTCTCCGTTAAGTATGCAAATACAGAGTATTTGATAATGCATTGAAAATACCACATTTGTATAATTGCTTTTAAATTAGTTCTCAGTTGTCTTTCCAAAATTTTCAGTTGCTCTTCAACggataaagtaaattaaaaaaatatcagACAGCCACTGGATTAGCATTCATCAAGTTTATTTGGAGGATTTCCTGAAGAATTAAGTCTGAGATAATCCTTACTAGCGAACAAAGTCCACACAAAGTTACAATCCATTGGCTGAGCCATTAAGGCTTCCTAACAAAAGTATGATCATTGAATTTAACTCAACGTATTcgttaaacaacaacaaaacacttgGACTTCAGACTCAAGCCGGGATTGTGTACACCTCTGATTGGCTTTTGGATTCCAATAAAATCAGCTGATAAGAAAGAAGTTGCGTTACACTTCCAAGGACTTTCAAGGTCACcaatataatattaataataaacagAGCGACTTTAAAATGTCCtattaaaagcaaaaattaatTGACAACGCGGAGACTCTGACAAGACAACAAAGCAATCACAACccattaaaaattaataaacggAAAAAGCTTACCTCCAACCATCAGATAAACTTCTGTTGGAAAAGCGCGTTTGGCTTGCATCAATGCCCTTGCATGACCAAAATGGTAAACGTCGTAGACACCGTCTGCATAAACACGAATAGGTCTTGTTGCTGAAACAACAATAATTCACTGCCCTCAAAATGAAGCTTTGCACATAAGCTTACATATTTTCCATATTGGCATATCGATAACGGATGCATGAAACATGTACAAGCTTCTATACACATGTACAATGATCGAGCAAAAACAATACGGTTAACGATTTTTCTCTACAAATTATTATATAGTCACCGACCTTTTCCACTTTTAGCATCCTCTAAAGAGATTGGCTCAAAATAACCTTCAACAAGCTCGTCCGCGGATGAAATGGTGAGATCTGGCTCGTAAAAACAAGCCGGTTCACGTGGTGCCTAGAATGAAATTCAACAACACCATTGATTGTTTAACTGAGAAAATCCATAAAATTTCGACTGTAATTTACAACATCTCTTTCACTTTCGTTTACTGCTTATTGTCAATAAAATTTAGAtaaatgaaaaggaaataattaaaaacaaattatgatGCAAAACCGGCCCTCTctcaaaaaattatttgtttgggCGCCGCACTAATTCAAAATTGTGCATTTAAATAACAAGCCTCTCACAAAACAATTCATGCCAAAAACTTTTGCTAGTAAAAAAGAAATCCAAATGAAGTCTACAAACACTTTATAGTCTTTTGAGTCAGCAGCAACCCAATAAATATCTTCTCCGTAGCTTCTCCAGTGTTCGGAGACGAATGCGAAATTAGCCAGAGAAATTAAAAGTTCTCCTACGATCGATTCTTACCACGCATACAGCTTTACTTTTAGCTGATCCATTGGTTTCAAAATCCTGCGAGCTAGGACGCTTTCTTTTACGTGAACCATTCTGTTTTCCTGCTTCTCCGGGTGAAGATTTCGGAGAAGACATTTTCCTCCTCCGCTGTTCAAATTCTGGACGTCATCGTAAACTTTGCCTTGTCACGCACTAGAATACGCGTAAAATCGGAAGATATCCGAAGATTTCCGTAAACTCTTGGAAATCCGACGGTCTGGTCCCACATCAGAGGTTGCCAAGGCAACAAGGAGTCGCCATGTCATCTGCAAAAAGTGATCGAGAAATGGCGACTGCAGCTTCTCAAAGACCATTAGTTCTTTTACGGCGGCCCTTACCGCCAAAGCAGTTACCACCAACGACTTCTGTCCGCTCCCGAAAAGAAGACGAATCCTCGGAGACGACGGATTGCTACAAGGTGTTGTCAAAATCGCCAGATGTGTCAAATGTGAAAACTACAACGAAATCAAAAGTGGACGAAACCTTGACGGAAGTCAGATTTTACGGTGATGTTCCTGTTCCGATAAAATCAGTGGTTAAACCGTTTAAAACGAAAGGACCTGATCCTTTACCTCCAAGACCTCCGAGAAAATTAAGAGAACTACCCGTGGAAGCTTTCATTAAAGATTCATATACAAGGCCTCCTCCGGAATTCACGTTGAAAGAATTTGAGAGAAGATTGCCTTCCCGCACTAGGCTGGACGATGACGGTGATCCAATGATTTCAGATCAAAACTATGAAAAGTTGACGAGCTGGTTTGCTGCCAATAAACCCAAACAATCCACGATTCATAGTGTAGAGATAGACAGTGAGTACACAATGTTGTTTGTTCCTACAgactaataatttttattataattatttacatgATTAAAGTGCCTGGAAGTCCGGCATTCAGACCTcattatttgaaattaaatcaACCAAAGGATTGGACTGTGACCTGGGGCATCTCGTTTAATTACTTTTGCTAAGTGTAAACATCTCTGTGTTACCATGTAAGAAGAACAAGTTGAAAGCTGCATATATATCTGAGCAGATCAACAAAACCGGTCAAGAGAAGTTAAATTATCAACAGTAAATGGACTTGGCACAATCATGACATCGGTAAGATTAATTCTGCCGGTAAAGTTCTACACTTCATTAGAAGAATGTGTGGAAATTACCATGATGGTGCTTTTCTTAGGAAGTTTAATGTCCATCTTGTAAGGCTACAAAGTCATTTGGATTTTACCTCGGAAGTCTGGTCTCCACATCAAGCTTACCTGAACGATATGATCAAGGCACTTCACATCGTGCAACTGTAGGTtaagtaatagtaatagtaataggacTAAGTGTAGTACAATTCAGGGTGTAATTGTGCGAGtggttttgaaatttcaagcacTATCACCCCTGAATTGTATGGCACGAAGTCCAATTACTAATTAATCGTAACTATAACAACATGTGAGGATGAAAAGTCTTGGAATacctttttgtgtgaaaaagttaaaattatattcaatctgttttgcaaacagtAAGTAAACAGCAAGAAAGACCCCATCCAAGTGCATGTGATTGACACACAAATGGCATAGATGTCCAATTACTCAGGTATCCAATTTGGAGTTGCTTAAATTGGATATTTGTAATTGGACACCCACATGATCGTGCGACAATTACGTGACAAATAGGTGCACACAGAACCAATCAGACGCAacaattttgtaatagttacaaTATTATAGTCGGTAGCAATTTGTCGTATGAAGACCAATTTGACACTTTATGACTCTGGTCATTCACCATATGATCTTAGAAACACTGAACTTACTTTAAAGTCTATTTTTGCCAGAACTGACTCTCTTTTATACTCATTCATCCCCAGAGCTTCCTGTGCTTGGAATGATTTGCCTTTCTTTGTTAGGAAAAGCAAAtcaataatttcaatttttagaaACAGACTAAGATGGTATTTTCAAGTCACTAACCTTATTGATCTTCTCCTATTTTATATGTTCACATATTCTTATATACAAtgtaacttttttttgttttttttaatattccgTCTTGGGGCTTCCATCAGCATTTCTTTTTTCATAGTTTATTAGCCCGTTGACGCCTGGGATTTGTCATGTCTGTCGAActccagatgattttacttgtcaactggggagCATCATAGGGTGCCTCCGGATTtaatgggttaattaatcatTTATGTATTATTTTTCACTTCTGTTTTTTGGATGCTGTAAAATCATTCAACTAAAGTAAGTACAGTAGTACCGTGATTAATTCACGAACATCTGGAATATTCCTCAGTTCTCAAGTCAAGTGGAAAAAACTAGTTTGCCAGGAACAGTGTatgttttaaaaaatctctCTCTGCAGCTGTTCATCCAGATGTACTGTGGCAGAATTTCTGGTACAACAGTTCATGTAACCAGCTGCCAACTTAAACCATATCTTACAGTACAAGTTGAAACAAAGCAAGGTGTTGTCATCAATAAGAAATGCAATTTCCCCAAGAGAGAAGAATATAATGTATTTTCCAGAAAAGTTGGTAGCTTTAAGGATATTTCTAACAAGTATGCTTTCATTTTATATGCCCCCATCCGGCTGATCTATCAAAGATGTGGGTATGCATATTTCTTGGAAACACAACATTTAAAAAGGTTTAGTATTATACATTCAACAGAATatcacctctctgattggtcaatggcaaatttataaataggttatagagtacaatagagtgcaatacagaaattgctatggaaacaaagcaatgaagtaattttgttgagtatataaaaaataaaaaatgagctTGCTAGTGCATTTCATGATTCATTGTCAATCATGACGTTTTAAAAGTTCTCAATTTAATTGCACTCACCTAtggcttgtgcaattttgtgAACCCTCGTGCCTGTAAATCATGACATATAATTATTGGCATTCATACAATTTCCAATACATAAATTCCTGAAGTACACTTTTGTATAATATGATTATTTGATTATATatgaatgatgaaatggtaaatgaaatgaatcatatatgaagtgcggatataaaatcaagtgaagctatgatcttcgcagtaatgagagcaatttttgcaattgcgtagagaagcctgaaaaatttaggacttcaacggggtttgaacctgtgacctcacgattccggtgcgacgctctaaccaactgagctatggtcagtggcttcatagctcagttggttagagcgtcgcaccggaatcgcgaggtcacgggttcaaaccctgttgaagtcctgaatgtttcaggcttctctacgcaattgcaaaaattgctctcataactgcgaagatcatagcttcacttgattatatATGCTTTAATTTCCAATGGCTTCATTATTTAAAGTTAAAAAGTGCTTGTGCCCAGCTAATAAAATCCCAGCCAATGACTGGACTGGCATCAGCATAATTTATACCAAATACTCATCTTCTCTTTATCCAGGTAGTGTTGATGTCCCTGATGTTACACCAAGAGTTCCAGTCAGACAACTGTTAATAGGTGAGGTACCGTAGCACTGATTGTTGTTCAAACCATTTGGGGAATACCACAACATATACAGTACCGAAATTAGGATAGACAATTTCGtttgcagaaataaaaacaaaattttgaagCAAAGGTAAAGAATTTACTATACAACAACATAATGGCATTTTACAAAGCTTGCATACAACATACTAGTTATCCAGTACTTGATACGCTATTGGACCTTGGATAGCATGCAACCAACAAGTAGTAAGTAAGACTTTGTTAGGGTGTCATCCGTGTCAAGTGATCAACTAATTTGCCCATCCTGTATTCAGAAAAGGTTTAACCTGTTGACTCCTCAGGTTCCCTTGGGAGCCTCCAggtgacgagtaaaattgtctgctattggacagagtaaaacctGTTGagaatctgtttttttttttttttttggcacttGCGTGATTAGACAGCCAAGTAACTGTTAGTGtacaaaacaacattaaagcAAAATGttgctcatgttttgcataataatagagccaaTCTCCAAAAAGacttttcgctattgttcagtgcaccaacatggctgccatggcGTCAATTGCAAGCCAAGGATTAGAGCTCTCACGTTTttttaaacccattgactcccaggggttccccattgacgagtaaaatcgtctagctttagtcagagtaaaatactaggtctggccggtttaggccggtttggacgtcaaagggtaatgatgatgatttgtCTATCCCTCAGAAATGCAGTTTCAAGAAATGGATCTTTTACCAATGCCTGACCAAGAATTACATTGTATCCCAGATCACATGTCCCTAGGAGACCCTGTTACACCTGCTGCCTCTAAACAGACTTTACCAGCACTAGCTTCAAGATTCGCTATTTTGCCACCAATAGACACTGAAC is a window of Montipora capricornis isolate CH-2021 chromosome 13, ASM3666992v2, whole genome shotgun sequence DNA encoding:
- the LOC138028360 gene encoding choline-phosphate cytidylyltransferase B-like, whose amino-acid sequence is MSSPKSSPGEAGKQNGSRKRKRPSSQDFETNGSAKSKAVCVAPREPACFYEPDLTISSADELVEGYFEPISLEDAKSGKATRPIRVYADGVYDVYHFGHARALMQAKRAFPTEVYLMVGVSNDDLTHKYKGFTVMTEDERYESLRHCRYVDEVIRDAPWSVDADFLDLHKIDFVAHDDLPYKSAGADDIYKEVKAMGKFVATQRTEGISTSDLIARVVKDYDVYIRRNLARGYTAKELNVSFIKEKEVQMRQKIDEIKGKMSDKSQEMLTKWEEKSRDFIGSFIDMFGRDGRLNQLFGKGKDRIFHAGARIKRALSPGRNPDWYDISPQSSPKVPRLSFDPEISDDEDNNDDKEKDSVSAAN